From the genome of Globicephala melas chromosome 16, mGloMel1.2, whole genome shotgun sequence, one region includes:
- the CTBP2 gene encoding C-terminal-binding protein 2 isoform X2, producing the protein MALVDKHKVKRQRLDRICEGIRPQIMNGPLHPRPLVALLDGRDCTVEMPILKDLATVAFCDAQSTQEIHEKVLNEAVGAMMYHTITLTREDLEKFKALRVIVRIGSGYDNVDIKAAGELGIAVCNIPSAAVEETADSTICHILNLYRRNTWLYQALREGTRVQSVEQIREVASGAARIRGETLGLIGFGRTGQAVAVRAKAFGFSVIFYDPYLQDGIERSLGVQRVYTLQDLLYQSDCVSLHCNLNEHNHHLINDFTIKQMRQGAFLVNAARGGLVDEKALAQALKEGRIRGAALDVHESEPFSFAQGPLKDAPNLICTPHTAWYSEQASLEMREAAATEIRRAITGRIPESLRNCVNKEFFVTTAPWSVIDQQAIHPELNGATYSVKTTKELEAETWEN; encoded by the exons GTATCCGCCCCCAGATCATGAACGGCCCCCTGCACCCGCGCCCCCTGGTGGCGCTGCTCGACGGCAGAGACTGCACCGTGGAGATGCCCATCCTGAAGGACCTGGCCACCGTGGCCTTCTGTGACGCACAGTCCACACAGGAGATCCACGAGAAG GTTTTAAATGAGGCTGTCGGCGCCATGATGTACcacaccatcaccctcaccaggGAGGACCTGGAGAAGTTCAAGGCCCTGAGAGTGATCGTGCGGATAGGCAGCGGCTACGACAACGTCGACATCAAGGCTGCAGGCGAGCTCG GGATCGCCGTATGCAACATCCCGTCCGCGGCAGTGGAAGAGACGGCCGACTCCACCATCTGCCACATTCTGAACCTGTACCGGCGGAACACGTGGCTGTACCAGGCGCTGCGGGAAGGCACGCGGGTGCAGAGCGTCGAGCAGATCCGGGAGGTTGCCTCGGGGGCAGCCCGCATCCGCGGGGAGACGCTGGGCCTCATTGGCTTCG GTCGCACGGGGCAGGCGGTTGCCGTTCGAGCCAAGGCCTTTGGATTCAGCGTCATATTTTATGACCCCTACTTGCAGGATGGGATAGAGCGGTCCCTGGGCGTGCAGAGGGTCTACACCCTGCAGGACTTACTGTATCAGAGCGACTGCGTCTCCTTGCACTGTAATCTCAACGAACATAACCACCACCTCATCAATGACTTTACTATAAAGCAG ATGAGGCAAGGAGCATTCCTAGTGAACGCGGCCCGCGGCGGACTGGTGGATGAGAAAGCCTTAGCCCAAGCCCTCAAGGAAGGCAGGATACGAGGGGCGGCCCTCGACGTGCACGAATCGGAGCCTTTCAG CTTTGCTCAGGGTCCCCTGAAGGACGCACCGAATCTCATTTGTACACCCCACACGGCCTGGTACAGTGAGCAAGCCTCCCTGGAGATGAGGGAGGCGGCCGCCACCGAGATCCGCCGGGCCATCACAG GTCGCATCCCAGAGAGCTTAAGaaactgtgtgaacaaggaaTTCTTTGTCACAACAGCTCCCTGGTCAGTAATAGATCAGCAAGCAATTCATCCAGAGCTCAATGGTGCCACATACAG